Proteins from a genomic interval of Pseudomonas anuradhapurensis:
- a CDS encoding GGDEF domain-containing protein, with the protein MTEDAERWKEKYLKSIEQQERLERRWEARLDLLRRGLVRSTLAAEGSDKVVDQCMKEMREVIRSDNMDAGLAGLIPRLEKAVLDSEQRRETRMNQVGDALTALVGQLQGLPLPNEVSRPLKKLAKKLEGGVAQSRDLPPLLGELSGLQGRALSALGKRGEEARPGLLQRLFGSREEDTPGAPTPVAVAPPAVTTQPQAIDAAQADDVDALQPLPAPQAAVDDVPVAAEAELEVPGPALIETAELSPAPLPPPAAHDEPLPQASGGELLAEAEPPQIPEETPGEDGTYALPDAVEPPYSQVAAHIEQTLLGLLDDLSLPERHKAQALEMRERVARGLNWYELIPVLDDLAVLMLAITDSGQHEFETYLQQLNERLEGFQSHLHEASVGHADNSSAARELDNQLREHVDGLQSSVQGAADVDSLKHILDNRLEGLLVTMDQHKHERDRREQELAGRLQGLSERVANMEQEALGYREHLEEQRQKALLDPLTGLPNRAAWSERVEREMIEWQDKGGHLTMAILDLDHFKRINDGYGHLAGDKVLKIVADQLRKRLNGRGFIARFGGEEFVLLLPQTSLAAAAEVAEALRAAVEACPFHFKGERVVITTSIGLSAFRSGERGDQVLKRADAALYRAKDLGRNRVEQG; encoded by the coding sequence ATGACTGAAGACGCTGAGCGCTGGAAAGAAAAATACCTTAAAAGCATCGAGCAGCAGGAACGGCTCGAGCGCCGTTGGGAGGCCCGTCTCGACTTGCTGCGCCGCGGCCTGGTCCGCAGCACCCTGGCTGCCGAAGGCAGTGACAAGGTGGTGGACCAGTGCATGAAGGAAATGCGCGAGGTCATCCGCAGCGACAACATGGACGCTGGCCTCGCCGGCCTGATTCCGCGCCTGGAGAAAGCGGTGCTGGATTCCGAGCAGCGTCGGGAAACCCGCATGAACCAGGTCGGTGACGCCTTGACCGCACTGGTTGGCCAACTGCAAGGCCTGCCGCTGCCGAACGAAGTCTCGCGGCCGTTGAAAAAACTGGCGAAGAAGCTCGAAGGCGGCGTCGCCCAGTCACGCGATCTGCCGCCGTTGCTGGGTGAACTGAGCGGCTTGCAGGGCCGCGCACTGTCAGCCCTGGGCAAGCGTGGGGAAGAGGCCCGGCCGGGTTTGTTGCAGCGCCTGTTCGGCAGCCGTGAGGAAGACACCCCAGGCGCACCGACGCCTGTAGCGGTGGCGCCGCCTGCTGTAACCACGCAGCCCCAGGCGATTGATGCCGCGCAGGCCGACGATGTGGATGCGTTGCAGCCGCTGCCAGCCCCCCAAGCCGCTGTTGACGATGTACCTGTGGCGGCGGAGGCCGAGCTGGAAGTGCCTGGCCCGGCGTTGATCGAAACGGCCGAACTATCGCCAGCCCCGTTGCCGCCGCCAGCTGCGCACGACGAACCCCTACCGCAAGCCTCCGGTGGCGAGCTGCTGGCTGAAGCAGAGCCGCCACAAATACCTGAGGAAACCCCTGGCGAAGACGGCACCTATGCCCTGCCGGATGCGGTCGAGCCGCCCTACAGCCAGGTGGCTGCGCATATCGAGCAGACCCTGCTCGGCCTGCTCGATGATCTCAGCCTGCCCGAGCGGCACAAGGCCCAGGCGCTGGAGATGCGTGAACGGGTTGCCCGCGGCCTGAACTGGTATGAGCTGATCCCGGTGCTGGACGACCTGGCTGTGCTGATGCTGGCGATCACCGACAGCGGCCAGCATGAATTCGAAACCTACCTGCAGCAGCTCAACGAACGCCTGGAAGGCTTCCAGAGCCACTTGCACGAGGCCAGTGTTGGCCATGCCGACAACAGTTCTGCTGCCCGCGAGCTGGATAACCAGCTGCGCGAGCACGTCGACGGGCTGCAAAGCAGCGTGCAAGGTGCTGCCGATGTGGACAGCCTCAAGCACATCCTGGACAACCGCCTGGAAGGCTTGCTGGTAACCATGGACCAGCACAAGCATGAGCGCGATCGCCGTGAGCAGGAGCTGGCAGGGCGCCTGCAAGGGTTGTCGGAGCGGGTGGCGAACATGGAGCAGGAGGCGCTCGGCTATCGCGAGCACCTGGAAGAACAGCGGCAGAAAGCCTTGCTCGACCCGCTTACCGGCCTGCCCAACCGTGCGGCATGGAGCGAGCGGGTCGAGCGCGAAATGATCGAGTGGCAGGATAAAGGTGGCCACCTGACGATGGCGATCCTCGACCTTGACCATTTCAAACGCATCAACGACGGCTACGGGCACCTGGCCGGGGACAAGGTATTGAAAATTGTCGCCGACCAGTTGCGCAAGCGCCTGAACGGTCGCGGGTTCATCGCCCGGTTTGGTGGCGAAGAGTTTGTCCTGTTGCTGCCGCAGACCTCGTTGGCAGCGGCTGCCGAGGTGGCCGAGGCTCTGCGCGCTGCCGTCGAGGCGTGCCCGTTCCACTTCAAGGGCGAACGGGTGGTGATCACCACGTCCATCGGCCTGAGTGCGTTCCGTTCCGGCGAGCGTGGCGACCAGGTGCTCAAGCGCGCCGATGCGGCGCTGTACCGGGCCAAGGACCTGGGGCGCAATCGCGTCGAGCAGGGGTAG
- the polA gene encoding DNA polymerase I produces MSQAPLVLVDGSSYLYRAFHALPPLTTSKGMPTGAVKGVLNMLKSLRKQYPDSLFAVVFDAKGGTFRDAMFAEYKANRPSMPDDLRLQIEPLHASVKALGYPLLCVEGVEADDVIGTLARSSAALGRPVIISTGDKDMAQLVDGHITLVNTMTGSVLDVAGVHEKFGVGPEHIIDFLALMGDKVDNIPGVPGVGEKTAVGLLTGIGGGLSDLYANLDKVPTLPIRGAKTLPAKLEEHRDAAFLSYELATIKIDVPLDIEVDALVCGEPDREALLALYSEMEFKSWVAEVQRDAAKAGDDIAPIAEPVAKVEPRYETILDPARFQVWLEKLRQAPLFAFDTETTSLDAQQAQLVGLSFAVEPHEAAYVPLAHDYEGAPAQLDRDSVLLALKPLLEDPAKAKVGQNAKYDINILANGTPAIEMRGVAYDTMLESYVLNSTATRHDMDSLAQKYLDHTTIAFEDIAGKGAKQLTFNQIHLDKAGPYAAEDADITLRLHHALQARLAQTPSVQPVLMDIEMPLVPVLAKIERQGALVDAALLRVQSGELGVKMAELEQRAYELAGEEFNLGSPKQLGAILYDKLGMPVLSKTTKGQPSTAEAVLDELAEQGYPLPEVLMQYRSLSKLKSTYTDKLPGQINPRTGRIHTSYQQAVAATGRLSSSDPNLQNIPIRTAEGRRIRQAFVASPGYKLLAADYSQIELRIMAHLAKDEGLLHAFRNNLDVHRATAAEVFGVALEDVTTDQRRSAKAINFGLIYGMSAFGLAKQIGVDRKQSQDYIDRYFTRYPGVLAYMERTRAQAAAQGFVETLFGRRLYLPDINAKNPALRKGAERTAINAPMQGTAADIIKRAMVNVDNWLSESGLDARVILQVHDELVLEVREDLVDQVKDEIRQRMSQAAQLDVPLLVEAGIGANWDEAH; encoded by the coding sequence ATGAGCCAAGCGCCCCTCGTCCTGGTGGACGGTTCCTCCTACCTGTACCGCGCCTTCCATGCGCTGCCGCCGTTGACCACCTCCAAGGGCATGCCGACCGGCGCGGTGAAGGGGGTGCTGAACATGCTCAAGAGCCTGCGCAAGCAATACCCCGACAGCCTCTTTGCGGTGGTGTTCGACGCCAAGGGCGGCACCTTCCGCGATGCCATGTTCGCCGAGTACAAGGCCAACCGCCCGAGCATGCCGGACGACTTGCGCTTGCAGATCGAGCCGCTGCACGCCAGCGTCAAGGCGCTGGGCTACCCGCTGTTGTGCGTCGAGGGTGTCGAGGCCGACGACGTGATCGGCACCCTGGCGCGCAGCAGCGCCGCCCTTGGCCGGCCGGTGATCATCTCGACCGGTGACAAGGACATGGCGCAGCTGGTGGACGGGCACATTACCTTGGTCAACACCATGACCGGAAGCGTGCTGGACGTTGCTGGCGTGCACGAGAAATTTGGCGTCGGCCCGGAACATATCATCGACTTCCTGGCCCTGATGGGCGACAAGGTCGACAACATTCCCGGCGTGCCGGGTGTCGGCGAAAAAACTGCAGTGGGCCTGCTGACCGGCATCGGCGGCGGCCTCAGCGACCTCTATGCCAACCTGGACAAGGTGCCGACGCTGCCCATTCGCGGCGCCAAGACCCTGCCGGCCAAGCTCGAAGAGCACCGCGACGCGGCGTTCCTGTCGTATGAGCTGGCCACCATCAAGATCGATGTGCCGCTGGATATCGAGGTCGACGCCCTGGTATGCGGGGAGCCGGATCGCGAAGCGCTGCTGGCGTTGTACAGCGAAATGGAGTTCAAGAGCTGGGTCGCCGAAGTGCAGCGCGACGCGGCGAAGGCCGGTGATGACATCGCGCCGATCGCGGAACCGGTGGCCAAGGTCGAGCCCAGGTACGAAACCATTCTTGACCCGGCCCGTTTCCAGGTCTGGCTGGAGAAGCTGCGCCAGGCACCGCTGTTCGCATTCGACACCGAGACCACCAGCCTGGATGCCCAGCAGGCGCAGCTGGTTGGCCTGTCGTTCGCCGTCGAGCCGCATGAAGCGGCCTACGTGCCGCTGGCCCATGATTACGAGGGAGCGCCAGCGCAGTTGGACCGCGACAGCGTGCTGCTGGCACTCAAGCCGTTGCTCGAAGACCCGGCCAAGGCCAAGGTCGGGCAGAACGCCAAATACGATATCAACATCCTCGCCAATGGCACGCCGGCCATCGAAATGCGCGGCGTAGCCTATGACACCATGCTCGAGTCGTATGTGTTGAACTCCACGGCCACCCGGCATGACATGGATAGCCTGGCGCAGAAGTACCTCGACCACACCACCATTGCCTTCGAGGACATCGCCGGCAAGGGCGCCAAGCAGCTGACCTTCAACCAGATCCACCTGGACAAGGCCGGCCCCTACGCCGCCGAAGACGCCGACATCACCCTGCGCCTGCACCACGCGTTGCAGGCGCGCCTGGCGCAGACACCGAGCGTGCAGCCGGTACTGATGGACATCGAGATGCCGCTGGTGCCGGTGCTGGCCAAGATCGAGCGCCAGGGTGCGTTGGTCGATGCTGCGCTGCTGCGGGTGCAGAGTGGCGAGCTGGGGGTGAAGATGGCCGAGCTGGAGCAGCGTGCCTATGAGCTGGCGGGTGAGGAATTCAACCTCGGCTCGCCCAAGCAGCTGGGTGCGATCCTCTATGACAAGCTGGGCATGCCGGTGCTGAGCAAGACCACCAAGGGCCAGCCATCCACTGCAGAAGCGGTGCTCGACGAACTGGCCGAGCAAGGCTATCCGCTGCCTGAGGTATTGATGCAGTACCGCAGCCTGAGCAAGCTCAAGAGCACCTACACGGACAAGCTGCCAGGGCAGATCAACCCGCGCACCGGGCGTATCCACACCTCGTACCAGCAGGCGGTGGCGGCTACTGGCCGGTTGTCCTCGAGCGACCCGAACCTGCAGAACATCCCGATTCGTACGGCCGAAGGGCGGCGCATCCGCCAGGCCTTCGTCGCCAGCCCGGGCTACAAGTTGCTGGCGGCCGACTACTCGCAGATCGAGCTGCGCATCATGGCCCACCTGGCCAAGGATGAAGGCTTGCTGCATGCCTTCCGCAACAACCTGGACGTGCACCGCGCGACGGCGGCGGAAGTGTTCGGCGTGGCCCTGGAAGACGTCACCACCGACCAGCGCCGCAGCGCCAAGGCCATCAACTTCGGCCTGATCTATGGCATGAGCGCGTTTGGCCTGGCCAAGCAGATCGGTGTCGATCGCAAGCAGTCGCAGGACTATATCGACCGCTATTTCACTCGCTACCCTGGCGTACTGGCCTACATGGAGCGCACCCGCGCTCAGGCTGCCGCGCAAGGCTTTGTCGAAACCCTGTTTGGCCGGCGCCTGTACCTGCCGGACATCAATGCCAAGAACCCGGCCTTGCGCAAAGGCGCCGAGCGCACCGCGATCAACGCGCCGATGCAAGGCACCGCGGCCGACATCATCAAGCGCGCCATGGTCAATGTGGATAACTGGCTGAGCGAAAGCGGGCTGGATGCCCGGGTCATCCTCCAGGTTCACGACGAACTGGTGCTGGAGGTACGCGAAGACCTGGTAGACCAGGTCAAAGATGAAATTCGCCAGCGCATGAGCCAGGCGGCGCAGCTGGATGTGCCGTTGCTGGTGGAAGCAGGAATTGGTGCGAATTGGGACGAAGCTCACTGA
- a CDS encoding c-type cytochrome: protein MAKWLLAVGMFLPFFSAQATQDPEVLYNRTCAACHAGQLPQAPRQGDRAAWEPRLAQGMEVLVKHVTQGFKAMPPRGLCMDCSAEDYRLVILWMSGSPDT, encoded by the coding sequence ATGGCGAAATGGCTGCTTGCTGTCGGTATGTTCCTGCCGTTTTTCAGCGCACAGGCTACACAGGATCCCGAGGTGTTGTACAACCGCACGTGTGCGGCCTGTCACGCCGGGCAGTTGCCACAGGCACCCAGGCAGGGTGATCGGGCAGCATGGGAGCCAAGGCTGGCGCAAGGCATGGAGGTACTGGTGAAGCACGTGACCCAGGGTTTCAAGGCTATGCCGCCGCGTGGATTGTGCATGGACTGCAGTGCCGAGGACTACCGTTTGGTCATCCTTTGGATGAGCGGCAGTCCCGATACATAA
- a CDS encoding endonuclease/exonuclease/phosphatase family protein: MPRFRSTRGIGLHQPQVNEHHLQAPGLPEDGRLRLLSFNIQVGISTERYRHYLTRSWQHLLPHNGRAGNLQKIGKLLGDFDLVALQEADGGSLRSGYVNQVEHLAHLGAFPYWYQQLNRNLGRFAQHSNGVLSRIKPHVLEDHPLPGPAGRGAILVRFGEGDDALIVVMMHLALGAKTRALQLGYIRELIGGYRHQVLMGDMNTHATDLLEHSPLRDLGLIAPQVEATFPSWRPQRCLDHILLSPSLTLERVEVLAQPISDHLPVAVEIRLPDALTVDTLPVPS; the protein is encoded by the coding sequence ATGCCCCGCTTCAGGTCCACGCGTGGCATTGGCCTGCACCAGCCGCAGGTCAACGAGCACCACCTGCAGGCCCCTGGCCTGCCTGAGGATGGTCGCCTGCGGCTGCTCAGTTTCAACATCCAGGTGGGCATCAGCACCGAGCGTTATCGGCATTACCTCACCCGCAGCTGGCAGCACCTGCTGCCGCACAACGGGCGTGCCGGCAACCTGCAGAAGATCGGCAAACTGCTGGGTGACTTCGACCTGGTGGCCTTGCAGGAGGCCGATGGTGGCAGCCTGCGTTCGGGCTACGTCAACCAGGTCGAACACCTCGCCCACCTGGGTGCTTTCCCCTACTGGTACCAGCAGCTCAACCGCAACCTCGGGCGTTTTGCCCAGCACAGCAATGGGGTGCTCAGCCGCATCAAGCCACACGTGCTCGAAGATCATCCGTTACCCGGCCCGGCCGGGCGCGGAGCGATCCTGGTGCGTTTCGGCGAGGGTGACGATGCCCTGATCGTGGTCATGATGCACCTGGCCCTTGGTGCCAAGACCCGCGCGCTGCAGTTGGGCTACATTCGTGAGCTGATTGGCGGCTACCGCCACCAGGTGTTGATGGGTGACATGAACACCCATGCCACCGACCTGCTGGAGCACTCGCCGTTGCGCGACCTGGGCCTGATTGCCCCGCAAGTCGAGGCCACCTTCCCGAGCTGGCGGCCACAGCGTTGCCTGGACCACATCCTGCTCAGCCCAAGCCTCACGCTGGAGCGTGTCGAGGTGCTGGCACAGCCAATTTCTGACCACCTTCCCGTTGCCGTCGAGATTCGATTGCCTGATGCATTGACTGTGGATACGCTGCCGGTCCCGAGCTAA
- a CDS encoding c-type cytochrome, with product MNKLVVSLLLTLGVAGAATAAQPIKGDAAAGQAKTAVCGACHNPDGNSLAPNFPKLAGQGQRYLEKQLHDIKSGKRTVLEMTGMLANFNDQDLADIAAYFSSQKGSVGAADPKLVERGRALFNGGDLEKGMPACTGCHSPNGAGIALAGFPHLGGQHAQYVTKQLTDFREGNRTNDGDAMTMRTIAGKLSNHDIEALASYIQGLH from the coding sequence ATGAACAAACTAGTCGTGAGTCTGCTGTTGACCCTGGGTGTCGCAGGTGCGGCCACTGCTGCGCAACCTATCAAAGGCGATGCCGCCGCCGGCCAGGCCAAGACTGCCGTGTGTGGCGCCTGCCACAACCCCGACGGCAACAGCCTGGCGCCGAACTTCCCGAAACTGGCCGGCCAGGGCCAGCGCTACCTCGAAAAACAACTGCACGATATCAAGTCGGGCAAGCGCACCGTGCTGGAAATGACCGGGATGCTGGCCAATTTCAATGACCAGGACCTGGCTGATATCGCCGCCTACTTCTCCAGCCAGAAAGGCAGCGTTGGCGCTGCCGATCCCAAGCTCGTCGAGCGTGGCCGTGCGCTGTTCAACGGCGGCGACCTGGAGAAGGGCATGCCTGCCTGCACCGGTTGCCATTCGCCCAATGGCGCCGGCATCGCCCTGGCCGGCTTCCCGCACCTGGGCGGCCAGCACGCGCAGTATGTGACCAAGCAGCTCACCGATTTCCGCGAAGGCAACCGCACCAATGATGGCGATGCCATGACCATGCGCACCATCGCCGGCAAACTGAGCAACCACGATATCGAGGCGTTGGCCAGCTACATCCAGGGGCTGCACTGA
- a CDS encoding N-acetylmuramoyl-L-alanine amidase — MLSTLKRTLISFLLLSVAGCSTGLRIDRSHPSANQDNRIQFVVLHYTNASLDRSLALLTHGEVSSHYLIGDGPGTVYQLVDESRRAWHAGDSQWQGRTWLNSSSIGIEIVNPGFTDTPNGRVWHPYSEAQIQSLIALLKDIVKRNHIEPRHIIGHSDIAPLRKLDPGPLFPWKRLADAGLGIWPDANAVARQQAYFSVNPPSVGWYQQELARFGYAIEQTGVLDVATRHVIAAFQMRFRPQRFDGMPDAQTAAMLQVLNHMR; from the coding sequence GTGCTTTCCACGCTTAAAAGAACGCTGATTTCCTTCTTGCTGTTGTCTGTCGCCGGTTGCTCGACGGGCCTGCGCATCGACCGTAGCCATCCTTCGGCCAACCAGGACAACCGTATACAGTTCGTTGTCCTCCATTACACCAATGCTTCGCTGGATAGGTCCCTGGCGTTGCTGACCCATGGCGAAGTCAGCAGTCACTACCTGATTGGCGATGGCCCGGGCACGGTGTACCAGTTGGTGGATGAGAGCCGTCGCGCCTGGCATGCAGGGGATAGCCAGTGGCAGGGGCGAACCTGGCTGAATTCTTCTTCCATTGGTATCGAAATCGTCAACCCAGGCTTTACCGACACGCCGAACGGCCGGGTCTGGCACCCTTACAGCGAAGCGCAGATCCAGTCGCTGATCGCGCTGCTCAAGGACATCGTGAAGCGTAACCACATCGAGCCCCGCCACATCATTGGCCACAGCGACATCGCGCCGCTGCGCAAGCTGGATCCGGGGCCGCTGTTCCCCTGGAAGCGGCTGGCCGATGCCGGGCTGGGGATCTGGCCGGATGCCAATGCAGTGGCGCGCCAGCAGGCCTATTTCAGCGTCAACCCACCCAGTGTCGGCTGGTATCAGCAGGAGTTGGCGCGGTTTGGCTATGCGATCGAGCAAACCGGCGTACTGGATGTCGCCACCCGCCATGTGATCGCCGCATTCCAGATGCGCTTCCGCCCACAGCGTTTCGACGGCATGCCGGATGCCCAGACAGCGGCGATGCTGCAGGTACTCAACCACATGCGTTAA
- a CDS encoding DUF2782 domain-containing protein — MRTLNRLLLLGLLATMPVVTLAADDAPSADPEVTIRTEGDKTIQEYRQNGFLYAIKITPKHGKPYFLVRADGSDGNFIRSDQPDMLIPSWKIFEW, encoded by the coding sequence ATGCGTACACTCAATCGCCTGTTACTGCTCGGTCTGTTGGCAACCATGCCTGTCGTCACCCTGGCGGCGGACGACGCCCCCTCGGCCGATCCCGAGGTGACCATTCGCACGGAAGGCGACAAAACCATCCAGGAATACCGGCAGAACGGGTTCCTGTATGCGATCAAGATCACGCCGAAACACGGCAAGCCTTATTTCCTGGTACGCGCCGATGGCTCTGATGGCAATTTCATTCGATCCGACCAGCCGGACATGCTGATTCCGTCCTGGAAGATCTTCGAGTGGTAA
- a CDS encoding EAL domain-containing protein: MSALTVLLRQIFFHPWLLATLAALASAALLLSASLGIALQQMKQSESEQMNAQGERFLERLEQVFGQLREGVDLLQAQPLRGCSPAMLTTLQQVSLSSRFIYEAAYVDGSVACSSRGDERAFERLRAPDIQGPTYSYWLNTTTEPNENLAALMLGRGKFVVSTSRGHLTDVVDLPPGGSLVVVLDNGARAIPVLGPPQVWPPPSAWSTSQKSLLELSDRLIYRMPTKSPDYQLVLIAPRAKLPLRMNGMLWLLFPGSVLAACFIGWVVLQLILQKRSMSSELQNALRRGELQVLYQPIFELDSRRCVGAEALVRWRRPDGTLTSPDLFIPLAENTGQIRQITDFVLQRVLEQLGQLLRSHPDLYISVNLAACDVMVPRIGRVAARLLALHKVAARQIAFEVTERGLIDVVVARDNLQALRAVGHQVLIDDFGTGYCSLAYLQTLPVDCLKIDKAFIDALGHDAASSGVAPHIIRMAHDLHLRVIAEGIESEDQALLLSSEGVHYGQGWLFARPLNARQFAELVTRGRQAGSAM; the protein is encoded by the coding sequence ATGTCAGCGCTCACCGTGTTGCTGCGCCAAATTTTTTTCCATCCCTGGTTGCTGGCCACCCTGGCAGCATTGGCCAGTGCCGCACTGTTGCTCTCCGCCAGCCTCGGCATTGCCTTGCAGCAGATGAAGCAAAGCGAGAGCGAACAGATGAATGCCCAGGGCGAACGCTTTCTGGAGCGCCTGGAGCAGGTGTTCGGCCAGTTGCGTGAAGGGGTCGACCTGTTGCAGGCCCAGCCCTTGCGCGGTTGCAGCCCGGCGATGCTCACGACACTGCAGCAGGTAAGCCTGAGTTCGCGGTTCATTTATGAGGCGGCGTACGTGGATGGGAGCGTCGCCTGCTCCAGCCGTGGTGACGAGCGGGCCTTCGAACGCTTGCGTGCCCCTGACATTCAGGGGCCGACCTACAGTTATTGGTTGAACACCACGACCGAGCCGAACGAGAACCTGGCCGCGCTGATGTTGGGGCGAGGCAAGTTCGTGGTGTCCACCTCCCGTGGCCACCTGACCGATGTGGTCGACCTTCCTCCAGGCGGTAGCCTGGTGGTGGTATTGGATAATGGCGCCCGGGCCATTCCGGTCCTGGGCCCGCCGCAGGTCTGGCCGCCACCCTCGGCCTGGTCGACCAGCCAGAAGTCGCTGCTCGAACTCAGCGACCGCTTGATCTACCGCATGCCGACCAAGTCACCGGATTACCAGCTGGTGCTGATCGCCCCGCGGGCGAAACTGCCGCTGCGGATGAACGGCATGCTCTGGCTACTGTTCCCCGGTAGCGTGCTGGCAGCCTGCTTCATCGGCTGGGTGGTGCTGCAATTGATCCTGCAGAAGCGCTCGATGAGTTCGGAATTGCAGAACGCCTTGCGCCGCGGTGAGCTGCAGGTGCTCTATCAACCGATCTTCGAACTCGACAGCCGACGCTGCGTGGGGGCCGAGGCCTTGGTGCGCTGGCGCCGCCCGGACGGGACGCTGACCAGCCCGGACCTGTTCATTCCGCTGGCGGAAAACACCGGGCAGATTCGCCAGATCACCGACTTTGTCCTGCAGCGAGTGCTGGAGCAGTTGGGCCAGCTGCTGCGCTCGCACCCCGACTTGTACATTTCGGTGAACCTCGCGGCTTGCGATGTGATGGTGCCGCGGATAGGCCGGGTGGCGGCACGCTTGCTGGCCTTGCACAAAGTGGCGGCCAGGCAGATTGCCTTCGAGGTGACCGAGCGTGGCCTGATCGATGTGGTGGTGGCGCGCGATAACCTGCAGGCACTGCGGGCGGTGGGCCATCAGGTGTTGATCGATGATTTCGGCACGGGTTATTGCAGCCTGGCTTATCTGCAGACCCTGCCGGTGGATTGCCTGAAGATCGACAAGGCGTTCATCGATGCCTTGGGGCATGACGCCGCCAGCAGTGGGGTTGCCCCGCATATCATCCGCATGGCCCATGACCTGCATCTGCGGGTGATTGCCGAAGGCATCGAGAGCGAGGACCAGGCGCTACTGCTCAGTAGCGAAGGGGTTCATTATGGCCAGGGCTGGCTATTTGCCCGGCCGTTGAATGCCCGCCAGTTTGCCGAGTTGGTGACCCGCGGGCGTCAGGCCGGCAGCGCCATGTAG
- the yihA gene encoding ribosome biogenesis GTP-binding protein YihA/YsxC — MQVKNPILGLCQKATFALSAAKVEQCPDDQGYEVAFAGRSNAGKSSALNTLTHASLARTSKTPGRTQLLNFFSLDDERRLVDLPGYGYAKVPIPLKQHWQKHLEAYLGSRECLRGVILMMDVRHPMTDFDKMMLDWAKASSMPMHILLTKADKLTHGAGKNTLLKVQSEIRKGWGDGVTIQLFSAPKRLGVEEAYRVLAGWMELEDKPVA, encoded by the coding sequence ATGCAAGTCAAGAACCCCATCCTCGGCCTCTGCCAGAAAGCCACATTCGCCCTCAGCGCTGCCAAGGTCGAACAATGCCCGGACGACCAGGGTTACGAGGTGGCTTTCGCCGGCCGCTCCAACGCCGGCAAATCCAGCGCCCTCAACACCCTGACTCATGCCAGCCTGGCGCGTACCTCGAAAACCCCCGGGCGCACCCAGCTGTTGAATTTCTTCAGTCTGGACGATGAACGGCGTTTGGTCGACCTGCCGGGCTACGGTTATGCAAAAGTGCCGATTCCGCTGAAGCAACATTGGCAGAAACACCTGGAAGCCTACCTGGGCAGCCGTGAATGCCTGCGTGGCGTCATCCTGATGATGGACGTACGCCACCCGATGACCGACTTCGACAAGATGATGCTCGACTGGGCCAAGGCCAGCAGCATGCCGATGCACATCCTGCTGACCAAGGCCGACAAACTGACCCACGGCGCAGGCAAGAACACCCTGCTCAAGGTGCAGTCGGAAATCCGCAAGGGCTGGGGCGATGGCGTGACCATCCAGCTGTTCTCGGCACCCAAGCGCCTGGGCGTGGAAGAGGCCTACCGGGTGCTGGCGGGCTGGATGGAGCTGGAAGACAAGCCAGTGGCCTGA
- the dsbA gene encoding thiol:disulfide interchange protein DsbA, translated as MRKLILSAALVAASVFGMTAVQAAEPVAGKEYIELSNPVPVSVPGKIEVVELFWYGCPHCYHFEPTINPWVEKLPKDVNFKRVPAMFGGPWDAHGQMFLTLEAMGVEHKVHAAVFDAIQNQHKRLTDKNDMAEFLATQGVDKDKFLATYDSFAIKGQVNQAKELAKKYEITGVPSMVVNGKYRFDLGTAGGPEGVLNVADQLIDKERAAK; from the coding sequence ATGCGTAAACTGATTCTCAGCGCTGCGCTGGTCGCCGCCAGCGTATTCGGTATGACTGCCGTCCAGGCCGCAGAGCCTGTGGCTGGCAAGGAATACATCGAGCTGAGCAACCCTGTTCCGGTTTCCGTGCCTGGCAAGATCGAAGTCGTCGAGCTGTTCTGGTACGGCTGCCCACACTGCTACCACTTCGAGCCGACCATCAACCCTTGGGTTGAAAAGCTGCCCAAGGACGTCAACTTCAAGCGCGTACCGGCCATGTTCGGTGGCCCATGGGATGCGCACGGCCAGATGTTCCTGACCCTCGAGGCCATGGGCGTCGAGCACAAGGTGCACGCGGCGGTGTTCGATGCCATTCAGAACCAGCACAAGCGCCTGACCGACAAGAATGACATGGCCGAATTCCTCGCCACCCAAGGCGTGGACAAGGACAAGTTCCTGGCCACCTACGACTCGTTCGCCATCAAGGGCCAGGTCAACCAGGCCAAGGAACTGGCGAAGAAGTACGAAATCACCGGCGTACCAAGCATGGTGGTCAACGGCAAGTACCGCTTCGACCTGGGTACCGCCGGCGGGCCGGAAGGCGTGCTGAATGTTGCCGACCAGCTGATCGACAAGGAGCGCGCCGCTAAGTAA